The Providencia sp. PROV188 genome includes a region encoding these proteins:
- a CDS encoding Do family serine endopeptidase, giving the protein MKRKNFFLTAVAMSLGLTLSTIPAISSAALPATLPATAQSQNMPSLAPMLEKVLPAVVNIHVSGTRVQNQQIPEELKFFFGPNAPSQQQSVRPFEGLGSGVIIDATQGYVLTNNHVIDGADKIQIQLNDGREIDVKLIGKDPQTDIALLKISNAKDIKNLTAVSIADSDKLRVGDFAVAVGNPFGLGQTATSGIISALGRSGLNLEGLENFIQTDASINRGNSGGALVNLNGELIGINTAILAPGGGNIGIGFAIPSNMAKSLSEQLIKHGEVKRGILGIKGTEMNSDIAKAFNIDAQRGAFVSEVIPKSSAAKAGIKSGDVLVSVDGKRINSFAELRAKIGTSQLGKEITLGLIRSGKPMEVKVVLESDEGSATNAEKLSESLLGATISNAVVSNTKGVQVDSVAPKSPAAAVGLAKGDLIFGVNDTRVESIDQFRKIIDSKPPVLAMKVLRGGETLYLLMKN; this is encoded by the coding sequence ATGAAAAGAAAAAATTTCTTTCTGACAGCAGTCGCAATGAGTTTAGGTTTAACCCTGTCCACGATCCCAGCAATCAGCAGCGCCGCCTTACCGGCCACATTACCGGCAACCGCACAAAGCCAAAACATGCCGAGTTTAGCGCCAATGCTGGAAAAAGTGCTGCCTGCCGTCGTGAATATCCATGTTTCAGGCACCCGTGTACAAAATCAACAGATTCCTGAAGAACTCAAATTCTTCTTTGGTCCAAATGCACCTTCACAACAACAAAGCGTGCGCCCATTTGAAGGTTTAGGTTCTGGTGTCATCATCGATGCGACACAAGGCTATGTTTTAACCAATAATCACGTTATTGATGGTGCTGATAAAATCCAAATTCAGCTCAATGACGGTCGTGAAATTGACGTTAAACTGATTGGTAAAGATCCACAAACTGACATTGCATTGTTAAAAATCAGCAATGCAAAAGATATCAAAAACCTCACCGCGGTTTCTATTGCGGACTCCGATAAACTGCGTGTTGGTGATTTTGCCGTCGCTGTTGGTAACCCATTCGGTTTAGGACAAACTGCCACATCCGGGATTATCTCTGCGTTAGGTCGTAGTGGATTAAATCTGGAAGGCTTAGAAAACTTTATCCAGACCGATGCCTCAATCAACCGTGGTAACTCTGGTGGTGCACTGGTTAACTTAAACGGTGAGCTGATTGGGATTAACACTGCAATTTTAGCACCGGGTGGCGGAAATATTGGCATCGGCTTTGCTATCCCGAGCAACATGGCGAAAAGCCTGAGTGAGCAGCTGATTAAACACGGTGAAGTTAAACGCGGAATTTTAGGTATTAAAGGTACAGAGATGAACTCTGATATCGCTAAAGCCTTCAATATCGATGCTCAGCGTGGCGCTTTCGTCAGTGAAGTGATTCCAAAATCGTCAGCGGCAAAAGCAGGCATCAAATCGGGTGACGTTTTAGTCTCTGTTGATGGTAAACGTATTAATAGCTTCGCTGAATTAAGAGCAAAAATTGGCACCAGCCAGTTAGGCAAAGAAATCACCCTTGGTCTGATCCGTTCAGGCAAACCAATGGAAGTGAAAGTAGTACTAGAAAGCGATGAAGGCTCTGCAACCAACGCGGAAAAACTGAGTGAATCCTTATTAGGCGCCACCATTTCCAATGCGGTTGTCAGCAATACCAAAGGGGTACAAGTTGACAGCGTAGCACCTAAGTCTCCGGCTGCTGCGGTTGGTTTAGCGAAAGGCGACCTGATCTTTGGCGTGAATGACACTCGCGTAGAAAGTATCGACCAATTCCGCAAAATCATCGATAGCAAACCACCAGTATTAGCGATGAAAGTGCTGCGTGGCGGTGAAACGCTCTACTTATTAATGAAAAACTAA
- the degS gene encoding outer membrane-stress sensor serine endopeptidase DegS yields MVKKLLVSVLLGLVTASIIIVAVPSLRPQGLADLLYGKTNSEPVSYNKAVRRAAPAVVYVYSSSKGSFSQSGRELQSLGSGVILSANGYIVTNKHVVDNPDQILVALQDGAIFDALLVGSDPLTDLAVLKIEAENLPVIPINTKRITHVGDVVLAIGNPYNLGQTVTQGIISATGRVGLSSTRRQNFLQTDASINSGNSGGALINTEGELVGINTLSFSAGQGVSSEGLSFAIPTALATKIMEKLIRDGRVVRGYIGITARELPQIRTNTNNINQIQGLRVFQVSANGPAAKSGIEQGDVILSLDGKPAVSAAETMDYVAEIRPGTKIPVQILRDGNVQNIDIVIEELPEGQAN; encoded by the coding sequence ATGGTCAAAAAGCTGCTTGTGTCTGTCCTGCTTGGATTGGTCACTGCCTCAATCATTATTGTGGCTGTCCCCTCATTGCGCCCACAGGGACTGGCTGATTTACTGTATGGGAAAACCAATAGCGAGCCTGTAAGCTATAACAAGGCCGTACGCCGTGCCGCGCCTGCGGTGGTGTATGTCTATAGCAGCTCTAAAGGGAGTTTTTCCCAATCGGGTCGGGAATTACAATCTCTTGGATCAGGGGTGATATTAAGCGCTAATGGTTACATAGTGACCAATAAACATGTGGTGGATAACCCTGACCAAATCCTTGTTGCCCTACAAGATGGTGCGATTTTCGATGCACTTTTAGTCGGCTCAGACCCCTTAACTGACCTTGCAGTCTTGAAGATAGAGGCTGAAAATCTTCCCGTTATCCCAATTAATACTAAGCGCATCACCCATGTTGGGGATGTGGTTTTAGCCATTGGAAACCCTTATAACCTTGGACAAACAGTCACCCAAGGGATTATAAGCGCGACGGGACGTGTCGGTTTAAGCTCCACACGTCGCCAAAATTTCCTACAAACCGATGCCTCGATTAACTCGGGTAACTCCGGTGGCGCCCTTATCAACACGGAAGGGGAATTGGTTGGCATAAACACCCTTTCATTCAGCGCAGGGCAAGGAGTCAGTTCCGAAGGATTGAGTTTTGCTATTCCAACCGCCCTAGCAACCAAAATCATGGAAAAACTGATCCGTGATGGTCGTGTCGTGCGAGGCTACATCGGCATTACGGCTCGTGAATTACCGCAAATTCGCACAAATACAAATAATATCAACCAAATTCAAGGGTTAAGGGTTTTCCAAGTTTCAGCCAATGGACCTGCTGCAAAATCAGGCATTGAGCAAGGGGATGTTATCTTATCCTTAGATGGAAAACCTGCCGTTTCTGCCGCAGAAACCATGGATTATGTCGCCGAAATTCGCCCCGGAACAAAAATTCCCGTTCAGATTTTACGTGATGGTAATGTGCAAAACATCGATATCGTGATTGAAGAACTTCCTGAAGGGCAAGCAAACTAA
- the murA gene encoding UDP-N-acetylglucosamine 1-carboxyvinyltransferase, whose protein sequence is MDKFLVKGPTRLEGEVSISGAKNAALPILFAALLAEEPVELQNVPKLKDIDTTIKLLSQLGVKIERNGSIFVDASNVTEYCAPYDLVKTMRASIWALAPLVARFGHGEVSLPGGCAIGARPVDLHISGLEKLGANIVLEDGYVKATVNGRLKGADIVMDKVSVGATISIMTAAALAEGTTSIENAAREPEIEDTANFLNALGAKITGAGTDRIVIEGVARLGGGVYRVLPDRIETGTFLIAAAVSRGKVVCRNARPDTLDAVLAKLREAGADVQTGEDWISLDMHGKRPKAVTLRTAPHPGFPTDMQAQFSLLNLVAEGTGVITETIFENRFMHIPELIRMGAHADIESNTVVCHGVEKLTGAQVMATDLRASASLVIAGCIAGGTTTVDRIYHIDRGYENIEAKLNALGANIQRVKSED, encoded by the coding sequence ATGGATAAATTTTTAGTTAAAGGGCCAACCCGCTTAGAGGGTGAAGTCTCTATTTCAGGCGCTAAAAACGCCGCACTGCCAATCCTGTTCGCTGCTTTACTGGCTGAAGAGCCAGTTGAATTACAGAATGTCCCTAAACTGAAAGACATCGACACCACAATTAAGTTACTCAGCCAACTTGGCGTCAAAATCGAGCGTAATGGTTCGATTTTTGTTGATGCTAGCAATGTGACTGAATATTGTGCACCGTATGATCTAGTAAAAACCATGCGTGCCTCTATTTGGGCATTAGCGCCGCTGGTTGCACGCTTTGGTCATGGTGAAGTTTCTCTACCGGGTGGTTGTGCCATTGGCGCTCGTCCAGTGGATTTACATATTAGCGGGTTAGAGAAGTTAGGTGCCAATATTGTCCTTGAAGATGGTTATGTTAAGGCAACGGTGAATGGTCGCCTGAAAGGCGCTGACATCGTGATGGACAAAGTAAGCGTTGGTGCCACTATCAGTATCATGACAGCTGCTGCGCTTGCTGAAGGAACCACTTCCATCGAGAACGCCGCTCGTGAGCCTGAAATTGAAGATACTGCTAATTTCTTAAATGCATTAGGTGCGAAAATCACTGGTGCAGGAACTGACCGTATTGTCATTGAAGGAGTGGCTCGTTTAGGTGGTGGTGTGTATCGCGTTCTGCCAGATCGTATTGAAACAGGTACATTCTTAATTGCTGCAGCGGTTTCTCGCGGTAAAGTAGTTTGCCGTAATGCACGTCCAGACACTCTGGATGCGGTGCTAGCGAAATTACGTGAAGCTGGGGCTGATGTTCAAACGGGTGAAGATTGGATTAGTCTAGATATGCATGGTAAACGTCCAAAAGCGGTTACATTGCGTACAGCTCCACATCCTGGTTTCCCTACTGATATGCAAGCGCAATTTAGCCTATTAAACTTGGTGGCTGAAGGTACCGGTGTTATCACAGAAACCATTTTCGAAAACCGTTTTATGCATATTCCTGAGTTAATTCGTATGGGTGCGCACGCGGATATCGAGAGTAATACCGTTGTGTGCCATGGTGTTGAAAAGCTCACTGGTGCGCAAGTGATGGCAACAGATTTACGTGCGTCAGCAAGTTTAGTGATTGCAGGTTGTATCGCGGGTGGAACAACGACAGTTGACCGTATTTATCATATCGATCGTGGATATGAAAATATTGAAGCGAAATTAAATGCGTTAGGCGCTAATATTCAACGCGTTAAATCTGAAGACTAA
- the ibaG gene encoding BolA family iron metabolism protein IbaG: protein MDTNEIKQVLMEKLSLDEVIVNGDGSHFQVIAVGSLFDGMSRVKQQQAVYAPLMEYIADNRIHALSIKAYTPAQWERDRKLSGL, encoded by the coding sequence ATGGATACCAACGAAATTAAACAAGTCTTAATGGAAAAGCTGTCACTGGATGAAGTGATAGTGAATGGCGATGGCAGTCATTTTCAAGTTATCGCTGTTGGCAGCCTTTTTGACGGCATGAGCCGTGTTAAACAGCAGCAAGCAGTCTATGCGCCGTTAATGGAATATATTGCGGACAATCGAATTCATGCGCTTTCAATCAAAGCTTATACCCCAGCGCAGTGGGAGCGTGATCGTAAGCTGAGCGGCCTATAA
- the mlaB gene encoding lipid asymmetry maintenance protein MlaB, whose translation MSSLLSWTKNNKTLAFSGILNRDSLVEFWDKRQTLLTQVEQVDVSALTHVDSTGLAMLVRLKGEYQSQQSHLGIVGVSDNLNTLMELYGVKSLLMD comes from the coding sequence ATGAGTAGTCTGTTATCTTGGACGAAAAATAACAAAACATTGGCTTTTTCCGGTATTTTAAATCGCGATTCTCTGGTTGAATTTTGGGACAAGCGCCAAACACTATTGACCCAAGTTGAGCAAGTTGATGTTTCTGCTTTAACTCATGTGGATTCTACCGGACTGGCAATGCTAGTACGCTTAAAAGGTGAGTATCAGTCCCAACAAAGCCATTTAGGTATTGTTGGTGTGAGTGATAATTTGAATACCTTGATGGAATTGTACGGGGTAAAATCCCTGCTGATGGATTAA
- the mlaC gene encoding phospholipid-binding protein MlaC: MFKRLIMIAMLVVAPFAMAIDQTNPYKLMEEAAAKTFDRLKAQQPQIKQNPDYLRTIVREELLPYVQIKYAGALVLGTYYKDATPAQRDAYFKAFESYLEQVYGQALAMYHGQTYTIAPEQPIGDKNIVAIRVTINDTNGRPPVRLDFQWRKNSKTGYWQAYDMIAEGVSMITTKQNEWGDILRKQGIDGLTAQLQRSAQVPITLEENN; encoded by the coding sequence ATGTTTAAACGTTTAATAATGATAGCTATGTTAGTGGTTGCGCCATTTGCGATGGCGATTGACCAAACTAATCCTTATAAGCTTATGGAAGAAGCCGCAGCGAAAACTTTCGATCGCTTAAAAGCACAGCAGCCTCAAATCAAACAAAACCCAGATTACTTACGTACCATCGTGCGTGAAGAGTTACTGCCATATGTGCAAATTAAATATGCGGGCGCGTTGGTATTAGGGACTTATTATAAAGATGCTACCCCAGCGCAGCGCGATGCGTATTTTAAAGCATTTGAGTCTTATCTTGAGCAAGTTTACGGTCAAGCACTGGCAATGTATCACGGTCAAACGTACACCATCGCTCCTGAGCAGCCGATTGGCGACAAAAATATTGTCGCTATCCGTGTGACCATCAATGATACTAATGGTCGCCCTCCAGTACGTTTGGATTTCCAATGGCGTAAAAACAGTAAAACAGGTTACTGGCAGGCGTATGACATGATTGCAGAAGGCGTGAGTATGATTACCACCAAGCAAAATGAGTGGGGTGATATTCTGCGTAAGCAAGGTATTGATGGATTGACTGCTCAATTACAACGTAGTGCTCAGGTGCCGATTACGTTAGAAGAGAACAATTAA
- the mlaD gene encoding outer membrane lipid asymmetry maintenance protein MlaD, with product MQSKKSEIWVGCFMLLAIAAIVFLCLKVADLQSIGSQSTYRVSASFENVGGLKVGSPIKVGGVVVGRVANISLDKKNYIPDVQIDLLSEYDNIPDSSSLSIRTSGLLGEQYIAMNIGPYDEDMGIAMLKDGSRLEDTKPAMVLEDLIGQFLYKSGDSQGSAAAPASAPEAHVAAPSEPAAH from the coding sequence ATGCAAAGTAAAAAAAGTGAAATATGGGTGGGTTGTTTTATGTTGCTGGCGATCGCCGCAATTGTGTTCCTCTGCTTAAAAGTGGCGGATTTACAATCGATTGGTAGTCAGTCAACTTACCGAGTTTCCGCCTCTTTTGAAAACGTGGGTGGCTTAAAAGTTGGCTCTCCAATCAAAGTCGGTGGTGTTGTCGTGGGACGGGTTGCGAATATTTCTTTAGATAAAAAGAACTATATTCCTGACGTTCAAATCGATTTACTCAGCGAATATGACAATATTCCTGATTCCAGCTCGCTATCAATTCGTACTTCAGGCCTGCTTGGTGAACAGTATATCGCCATGAATATCGGTCCTTATGATGAAGATATGGGGATTGCGATGTTAAAAGATGGCAGTCGTTTAGAAGACACCAAACCGGCAATGGTACTGGAAGATTTAATTGGTCAATTCTTGTATAAGAGTGGTGATAGCCAAGGTTCTGCAGCTGCGCCAGCATCTGCGCCAGAGGCTCATGTTGCGGCACCGTCAGAGCCTGCTGCTCACTAA
- the mlaE gene encoding lipid asymmetry maintenance ABC transporter permease subunit MlaE, producing the protein MIIKAIAAFGRRWIETFAAFGRAGYLLFGALFGKPEFGKQWPLLVKQLYSVGVQSLLIVAVSGLFIGMVLGLQGYLVLTTFSAEASLGMMVALSLLRELGPVVTALLFAGRAGSALTAEIGLMKATEQISSLEMMAVDPLRRVVAPRFWAGFISMPLLSLIFVAVGIIGGAIVGVDWKGIDPGFFWSSMQSSVEWRLDLVNCFIKSLVFAITVTWIALFNGYDAIPTSEGISRATTKTVVHASLSVLGLDFVLTALMFGN; encoded by the coding sequence ATGATAATTAAGGCGATTGCTGCCTTCGGACGTCGATGGATTGAAACATTTGCGGCTTTTGGTCGAGCAGGCTATTTATTATTTGGTGCACTATTTGGCAAACCTGAGTTTGGCAAGCAGTGGCCGCTGTTAGTTAAACAGCTTTATTCGGTAGGGGTTCAGTCTCTGCTCATTGTGGCGGTGTCTGGTCTATTTATCGGGATGGTGCTCGGTTTACAAGGTTATTTGGTACTGACGACGTTCAGTGCAGAAGCCAGTCTTGGCATGATGGTAGCGCTTTCGCTATTACGCGAACTGGGACCGGTGGTCACCGCGCTGTTGTTTGCGGGGCGAGCTGGCTCGGCATTAACCGCAGAAATTGGTTTGATGAAAGCTACTGAGCAGATTTCGAGTTTAGAAATGATGGCGGTGGATCCTCTGCGTCGTGTTGTCGCCCCAAGATTTTGGGCTGGGTTCATTAGCATGCCGTTGTTATCACTGATTTTTGTCGCCGTAGGTATTATTGGCGGAGCCATTGTTGGTGTGGATTGGAAAGGGATTGACCCCGGTTTCTTCTGGTCGTCCATGCAGTCCTCCGTCGAGTGGCGACTCGATTTAGTGAACTGTTTTATCAAGAGTTTAGTCTTTGCAATCACGGTAACGTGGATTGCACTATTTAATGGTTATGATGCGATTCCAACCTCGGAAGGAATTAGCCGTGCAACGACGAAAACTGTTGTGCATGCATCATTATCGGTTCTAGGGTTAGATTTCGTACTGACAGCACTGATGTTTGGGAACTAA
- the mlaF gene encoding phospholipid ABC transporter ATP-binding protein MlaF, which yields MQAQTENLIEVKNMSFTRGNRKIFENINLTVPRGKITAIMGPSGIGKTTLLRLIGGQLRPEEGEIWFDGDNIPALSRSKLYQSRKKMSMLFQSGALFTDMDVFNNVAFPLREHTNLPESLIHTTVMMKLEAVGLRGAAKLMPSELSGGMARRAALARAIALDPDLIMFDEPFVGQDPITMGVLVKLIDELNQALGVTCVVVSHDVPEVLSIADKAYIVAQQHVIAKGTGEELRENQDPRVRQFMDGIADGPVPFRFPANDYSADLLG from the coding sequence ATGCAAGCACAGACAGAGAACTTAATCGAAGTCAAAAACATGTCATTTACGCGGGGCAATAGGAAAATATTCGAAAATATTAACCTAACTGTGCCTCGTGGTAAAATTACTGCGATTATGGGGCCTTCAGGGATTGGTAAAACCACATTGCTCAGACTGATTGGTGGGCAACTGCGCCCAGAGGAAGGGGAAATCTGGTTTGATGGGGATAATATTCCTGCGCTGTCTCGTTCTAAGTTATACCAATCGCGTAAAAAAATGAGCATGTTATTCCAATCCGGTGCCTTGTTTACCGATATGGACGTTTTCAATAATGTGGCTTTCCCTTTGCGTGAGCACACGAATTTACCGGAATCATTGATTCATACGACGGTGATGATGAAATTAGAAGCGGTGGGGTTACGCGGAGCCGCAAAATTAATGCCGTCAGAACTTTCAGGTGGAATGGCTCGCCGTGCGGCGCTGGCAAGAGCTATCGCTCTGGATCCTGACCTGATTATGTTTGATGAGCCGTTTGTGGGGCAAGACCCGATTACGATGGGAGTTTTGGTCAAACTGATTGATGAACTCAACCAAGCGTTAGGGGTAACCTGCGTGGTGGTTTCCCATGACGTTCCTGAAGTGCTAAGTATTGCCGATAAAGCGTATATTGTGGCGCAGCAACATGTTATTGCGAAAGGAACTGGGGAAGAGTTACGCGAGAACCAAGATCCGCGCGTCAGACAGTTTATGGATGGAATTGCTGATGGTCCTGTGCCATTCCGCTTTCCTGCCAATGACTATTCGGCTGATTTATTAGGGTAA
- the kdsD gene encoding arabinose-5-phosphate isomerase KdsD translates to MSNIDFQKVGKEVLHIEREGLKNLEQYINHDFDLACQQIFACQGKVVVMGMGKSGHIGRKIAATLASTGTPSFFVHPGEASHGDLGMISNKDVVLAISNSGESGEILALLPVLKRIKVPLICMTNNPDSNMGKYADIHLCIKVPQEACPLGLAPTTSTTATLVMGDALAIALLTARGFTADDFALSHPGGALGRKLLLLVRDLMSTGDDVPHIPKSATLREALVEITRKKLGMTVICDDDMNIQGIFTDGDLRRIFDMGIDLNNAKIADLMTPGGIRVAPGMLAVEALNLMQSRHVTSLLVADGDQLVGVLHMHDLLQAGVV, encoded by the coding sequence ATGTCAAATATCGATTTTCAGAAAGTAGGTAAAGAAGTTCTCCATATCGAACGCGAAGGTCTGAAAAACCTAGAACAATATATTAATCATGACTTTGATCTTGCTTGTCAGCAAATCTTTGCTTGTCAGGGAAAAGTGGTCGTTATGGGGATGGGGAAATCAGGGCATATTGGACGGAAAATTGCGGCGACGCTTGCCAGCACAGGAACGCCTTCATTTTTCGTGCATCCTGGGGAAGCTAGCCATGGCGATTTAGGGATGATCTCCAATAAAGACGTTGTATTAGCGATTTCGAACTCTGGTGAATCAGGAGAGATCTTAGCCCTACTGCCAGTGTTAAAGCGTATCAAAGTCCCACTGATCTGCATGACCAATAATCCAGACAGTAACATGGGCAAATATGCAGATATCCACTTATGCATAAAAGTACCACAAGAAGCCTGCCCGCTAGGTTTGGCACCGACAACAAGTACCACGGCAACATTAGTGATGGGTGATGCGTTAGCCATTGCATTATTAACCGCCCGCGGCTTTACAGCAGATGATTTTGCACTATCTCATCCAGGGGGCGCACTTGGGCGCAAACTTTTACTCTTAGTTCGTGATTTAATGAGTACCGGTGACGATGTCCCTCATATTCCGAAAAGTGCCACATTACGCGAAGCCCTTGTGGAAATTACCCGTAAAAAGCTGGGTATGACCGTCATTTGTGATGACGATATGAATATTCAAGGGATATTCACGGATGGGGATTTGCGCCGTATTTTTGATATGGGCATCGACCTTAATAATGCCAAAATTGCCGATTTAATGACGCCGGGCGGTATTCGAGTCGCGCCAGGTATGCTAGCTGTTGAAGCGCTGAACCTGATGCAATCTCGCCATGTCACGTCGTTATTAGTGGCAGATGGCGACCAATTAGTGGGTGTTCTCCATATGCACGACCTACTGCAAGCGGGTGTGGTATAA
- the kdsC gene encoding 3-deoxy-manno-octulosonate-8-phosphatase KdsC, protein MNPNYQNTCYGSVANSVIEKATKIKLLICDVDGVMSDGLIYMGNNGEELKAFNVRDGYGIRCLLTSGIEVAIITGRKAKLLEDRAQTLGITYLYQGQSDKLLAYRELLDKLQLTEEQTAYIGDDLIDWPVMAKVGLSVAVADAHPLLLPKADYVTHIGGGKGAVRELCDLILLSQNKLEEAKGLSI, encoded by the coding sequence ATGAACCCTAATTATCAGAATACTTGCTATGGGTCTGTAGCAAATTCTGTGATAGAAAAAGCGACCAAAATTAAACTGCTTATCTGTGATGTCGATGGCGTGATGTCCGACGGTTTAATTTATATGGGGAATAATGGCGAAGAATTAAAAGCCTTTAATGTCCGCGATGGGTATGGCATTCGCTGCCTATTAACCTCAGGTATCGAAGTCGCTATTATCACCGGACGCAAAGCTAAATTGCTGGAAGACAGAGCCCAAACGTTAGGTATTACATATCTTTACCAAGGACAAAGCGATAAGCTTTTGGCGTATCGCGAACTGTTAGATAAACTACAACTAACAGAAGAGCAAACAGCTTACATTGGTGATGACCTCATTGACTGGCCCGTGATGGCAAAAGTTGGGTTATCCGTTGCGGTTGCTGATGCACACCCTTTGTTATTACCTAAAGCAGACTATGTAACACATATTGGTGGCGGAAAAGGGGCAGTACGTGAACTCTGCGACCTTATTCTGTTATCCCAAAATAAACTGGAAGAAGCTAAAGGCTTGTCGATTTAA
- the lptC gene encoding LPS export ABC transporter periplasmic protein LptC, whose translation MSNAKKWLITVLSLIVLGLIGWNFSVYDDSKPLTTEINDGKPNYQTDDSVTFVYNPAGDLAYKLAASKVDNYTDGKITWFTNPVLTTYNDAGTPTWTVKSIKARLTKERVLYLYSDVQVDSLTPEPQIQRITTDNAVVNLVTQDVSSDDKVTIIGHGLNSTGLKMKGNLRTRTAELIEDVKTHYELQPKEQHNESSN comes from the coding sequence ATGAGCAACGCAAAAAAGTGGTTAATCACTGTTTTATCCCTCATTGTATTGGGGCTAATTGGTTGGAACTTTTCGGTTTACGATGACTCCAAACCATTAACAACCGAAATCAATGACGGGAAACCTAATTATCAAACTGATGATTCAGTAACTTTCGTCTATAATCCAGCGGGTGATTTAGCCTATAAACTCGCCGCGAGCAAAGTTGATAATTATACCGATGGGAAAATCACGTGGTTTACCAATCCGGTATTAACCACTTATAACGATGCGGGTACGCCGACTTGGACGGTGAAATCCATTAAGGCAAGATTAACCAAAGAGCGTGTGCTCTACCTGTATAGCGATGTTCAAGTTGACAGTTTGACTCCTGAGCCTCAAATCCAGCGCATTACCACAGATAATGCGGTGGTCAATCTAGTCACACAAGATGTTTCATCTGACGATAAAGTTACCATTATCGGACACGGGCTAAATTCAACGGGCTTAAAAATGAAGGGGAACCTTCGTACAAGAACCGCTGAATTAATTGAAGATGTTAAAACTCACTATGAGTTACAACCAAAAGAGCAACACAATGAATCAAGTAACTAA
- the lptA gene encoding lipopolysaccharide ABC transporter substrate-binding protein LptA — translation MNQVTKKSFIQGAIASAILALSLPAMALKTDTQQPMTINSVKQSLDLEKNITTFTDDVVIKQGSIDIRANKVVVTRPSSDSDKIVIEAFGTPVTFFQLQDDGKPIKGHASKARYEVDQQLVTLTGDAYLEQLDSNIKGDKITYVVPTQKMEAFSDKGKRVTTVLLPAQLQEKGPAAQGSSTSKSK, via the coding sequence ATGAATCAAGTAACTAAGAAAAGTTTTATTCAAGGGGCTATTGCAAGTGCAATTTTGGCTCTTAGCCTACCGGCAATGGCACTGAAAACAGATACCCAACAACCGATGACCATTAATTCGGTTAAGCAATCTCTTGATTTAGAAAAAAATATCACCACATTTACTGATGACGTTGTTATCAAGCAAGGTTCCATTGATATTCGTGCCAACAAAGTTGTTGTGACTCGCCCAAGCAGCGATTCCGATAAAATCGTCATTGAAGCATTTGGTACGCCAGTGACTTTCTTCCAGTTACAAGACGATGGCAAACCAATTAAAGGTCACGCATCCAAAGCACGTTATGAAGTTGATCAGCAGCTGGTGACATTAACGGGTGATGCCTACCTTGAGCAGCTCGATAGTAATATCAAAGGCGATAAGATCACTTACGTCGTTCCAACACAAAAAATGGAAGCGTTCAGCGATAAAGGCAAGCGCGTAACAACTGTCTTATTACCAGCCCAGTTACAAGAGAAAGGCCCAGCAGCACAGGGTTCATCAACAAGTAAGAGTAAATAA